One window of Neorhodopirellula lusitana genomic DNA carries:
- a CDS encoding TetR/AcrR family transcriptional regulator, translated as MAKTPKIKKKPGAKQSSSSKAKSKSVLPDLEACTRLTDRKRASIVRAAVMEFQARGYYAASMNGIAQVAEVSKRTLYNHFDSKDALFNEMIEELLDRSGRLPACAFDAEGDLAEQLTELAHSEVAFLTSDAVQMLARAGMSRVLVEPGVGGRIAHKQLLRRVKDWLDEAYAAGCLQELDTDFAAQQFAGLLRTFTFWPSILHGEPKPSKKRRDQVVESTVEMFLARYAVGEE; from the coding sequence TTGGCGAAGACGCCTAAAATCAAGAAGAAGCCTGGAGCAAAGCAGTCCAGTTCCTCGAAAGCGAAGTCCAAATCGGTTTTGCCGGATTTGGAGGCGTGCACGCGCCTGACCGATCGGAAGCGTGCTTCGATCGTGCGGGCGGCGGTCATGGAGTTCCAGGCACGTGGCTATTACGCTGCCAGCATGAATGGGATCGCTCAGGTTGCCGAGGTCAGTAAACGCACCCTCTACAACCACTTCGATAGCAAGGATGCGTTGTTCAACGAGATGATCGAAGAGTTGCTCGATCGTTCGGGACGGTTGCCGGCATGTGCGTTTGACGCGGAGGGTGATCTGGCTGAACAGTTGACCGAGTTGGCTCATTCCGAGGTCGCATTTTTGACTTCGGACGCGGTCCAAATGCTGGCTCGAGCAGGCATGTCGCGGGTCTTGGTGGAGCCTGGCGTGGGCGGCCGAATTGCTCACAAACAGTTACTGCGACGGGTGAAGGATTGGCTCGACGAGGCCTATGCAGCGGGTTGTTTGCAAGAGCTGGATACGGACTTTGCGGCCCAGCAGTTTGCTGGCTTGCTGCGGACGTTCACGTTCTGGCCATCCATCCTGCACGGGGAACCGAAACCGTCAAAGAAGCGACGAGATCAGGTGGTGGAGTCGACGGTGGAAATGTTTTTGGCTCGCTATGCGGTGGGGGAAGAGTGA
- a CDS encoding efflux RND transporter periplasmic adaptor subunit: MAVKEEFSSVQRMEMVSQVVRLQRDAALSGFARVGAVVLLGIGMLASVVGCRDSGPALARELPRPVSVMELTLSMPDTNFVASGRVKSWKTEAIGFEVPGRIDWVLEPGKNVAGRIEDADGRVIDAGTPLARLDPDRYIVAVESAKAQLEVARRDQIVAEIRIDESLPASIESVRSDMKLAEIELERARQLKRQNAISEAEYDAASNRLTTARTQVSAVKAELKQADAELQSAKARVSVAVQAVNDAERDLADTTLHGAYRGQISKVDVVPGSVVSAGTPVLTLQMMDPIKVELEVSDEVSRELQRRHQVPVSFTDARGVRQTVPGMIHVIDPSADSATRTFTVTLLILNSQYSPQLPAQVRDRVVAMTEDIWPLDINSIIGVSALSRDAGSQPEPGLHLVEEDAIETDDEGSFVWLISNSRLRDPLPEVLQLERQRVELMDLRVPYLGNWVFRQVRFLNKDLPGDSVLAGELKFASPEDREQWSQTDAVYTSGPQWLLRPGDLVQVNLGESDNTPGLRVPAEAIVEESGKTFVVRVEKSGEGWVARKIEVTLPDTGMLDSSALMRIASDELKEGDQIVVGGVHYLDDGEAVAISSTETRRQQHLGGSL; encoded by the coding sequence ATGGCAGTAAAAGAAGAATTTTCGAGTGTTCAGCGAATGGAAATGGTGAGTCAAGTGGTTCGATTGCAACGTGATGCCGCCTTGAGTGGATTTGCCCGTGTGGGCGCAGTTGTTTTGTTGGGGATAGGGATGCTGGCAAGCGTGGTTGGTTGCCGCGATTCAGGCCCGGCTTTGGCTCGGGAACTTCCACGACCGGTGTCGGTGATGGAGTTGACCTTGTCGATGCCCGACACGAACTTTGTCGCGTCGGGACGGGTGAAGTCTTGGAAGACCGAGGCGATTGGCTTCGAAGTGCCCGGGCGGATTGATTGGGTGCTTGAACCTGGCAAGAACGTCGCCGGGCGGATTGAAGATGCGGACGGCCGCGTGATCGATGCGGGGACTCCGTTGGCGAGACTGGATCCGGATCGTTACATCGTGGCGGTCGAGTCGGCGAAGGCGCAGCTGGAGGTGGCTCGTCGGGATCAAATCGTGGCGGAAATCCGCATTGATGAATCACTTCCGGCTAGCATCGAGTCGGTTCGATCGGACATGAAGTTGGCGGAAATTGAATTGGAACGTGCTCGTCAACTGAAACGCCAAAATGCGATTTCCGAAGCGGAGTACGACGCGGCCAGCAATCGCTTGACGACCGCTCGTACTCAGGTGTCAGCCGTGAAGGCAGAACTGAAACAAGCCGACGCGGAACTGCAATCCGCCAAGGCACGCGTGTCCGTTGCGGTGCAGGCGGTCAATGATGCGGAACGCGATCTTGCGGACACAACGCTGCACGGTGCTTATCGGGGACAAATCTCCAAAGTGGATGTCGTTCCAGGCAGTGTGGTGAGTGCCGGCACACCGGTTTTGACGTTGCAGATGATGGATCCGATCAAGGTTGAGTTGGAGGTGTCCGACGAGGTGTCGCGTGAACTTCAACGACGACATCAGGTTCCGGTGTCATTCACCGATGCTCGCGGTGTGCGGCAAACGGTGCCGGGAATGATTCACGTGATCGACCCCAGTGCCGATTCGGCGACGCGGACTTTCACGGTGACGTTGTTGATTTTGAACAGTCAGTATTCACCACAATTGCCGGCCCAGGTGCGTGATCGCGTGGTGGCGATGACGGAGGACATCTGGCCGCTGGATATCAACTCGATCATTGGCGTCAGCGCGCTCAGTCGGGATGCGGGATCGCAGCCTGAACCGGGCCTGCACCTGGTGGAAGAGGATGCGATTGAGACGGATGACGAGGGTTCGTTTGTGTGGCTGATTTCGAACTCCCGATTGCGGGATCCGTTGCCGGAAGTGTTGCAGTTGGAGCGTCAGCGGGTGGAGCTAATGGACCTTCGCGTTCCCTACCTTGGGAACTGGGTTTTTCGTCAGGTCCGTTTTCTGAACAAGGATTTACCCGGTGATTCGGTGTTGGCGGGCGAGTTGAAGTTTGCGTCACCGGAGGATCGTGAACAGTGGAGCCAGACCGATGCGGTGTACACGTCGGGACCGCAGTGGTTGTTGCGACCAGGCGACTTGGTGCAAGTCAATCTGGGCGAGTCCGATAACACGCCTGGCTTGCGAGTGCCGGCGGAGGCAATTGTGGAAGAGTCCGGCAAGACGTTTGTCGTGCGTGTCGAAAAGTCCGGTGAAGGCTGGGTGGCTCGGAAGATTGAGGTGACGCTGCCCGATACAGGAATGTTGGATTCGTCGGCGCTGATGCGAATCGCGTCGGATGAATTGAAGGAGGGAGACCAGATTGTTGTCGGCGGCGTGCACTACTTGGACGATGGCGAAGCGGTGGCAATCAGTTCAACCGAAACGCGGCGACAACAGCACCTGGGAGGCTCGTTATGA
- a CDS encoding MDR family oxidoreductase: protein MTFDALVINKSGEATVSASIQQLAEEQLPAGDVTVAIQYTTVNYKDGLCMQANGLFVRNYPHVAGIDFAGIVESSTDARFQPGDKVVLTGWNVGENHWGGFAQKARVKADWLVPLPDGLTLERAMAIGTAGLAAGLSVLALEDHGLKPDQGEVLVTGAAGGVGSIATAMLGKLGYEVAAVTGRPEAADYLKSLGASRIVPRDEINTVSKKPLETAVWAGCVDAVGGAMLARVLGQMKYGASVAAVGLAGGADLPASVIPFLLRGVNLLGIDTVLAPTEKRLVAWQRLARDLPMDQLDAMIQPAKLSDVPRLAEEILQGKVKGRVVVDVNAD from the coding sequence ATGACGTTTGACGCGCTGGTGATCAACAAGAGTGGTGAGGCGACGGTTTCAGCAAGCATTCAGCAATTGGCCGAGGAACAGTTGCCCGCCGGTGATGTGACGGTTGCGATTCAGTACACGACCGTCAATTACAAAGACGGTTTGTGTATGCAGGCGAATGGTTTGTTTGTGCGAAACTACCCGCATGTGGCGGGGATTGATTTCGCTGGCATCGTGGAGTCGTCCACCGACGCTCGCTTTCAACCGGGTGACAAGGTTGTGTTGACGGGCTGGAATGTGGGCGAGAATCATTGGGGCGGTTTTGCTCAAAAGGCACGCGTGAAAGCGGATTGGTTGGTGCCGTTGCCCGACGGTTTGACGTTAGAGCGGGCGATGGCGATTGGCACGGCCGGTTTGGCTGCCGGTCTTTCCGTGTTGGCACTGGAGGATCACGGGTTAAAGCCGGATCAGGGCGAGGTGTTGGTGACCGGCGCGGCCGGTGGCGTGGGGTCGATTGCGACCGCGATGCTGGGCAAGCTGGGTTATGAAGTGGCGGCGGTAACCGGTCGTCCCGAAGCGGCAGACTACTTGAAGTCGCTGGGAGCGTCTCGCATCGTTCCGCGAGATGAAATCAACACGGTTTCCAAGAAACCGCTTGAGACGGCGGTGTGGGCGGGGTGTGTCGACGCGGTCGGTGGTGCCATGTTGGCTCGCGTCTTAGGCCAAATGAAATACGGCGCATCGGTCGCCGCGGTCGGGTTGGCCGGTGGTGCGGATTTGCCTGCGTCGGTGATTCCGTTCTTGTTGCGTGGTGTCAATTTGTTAGGAATCGACACTGTTTTGGCGCCCACGGAAAAGCGTTTGGTCGCTTGGCAACGCCTCGCTCGTGACCTGCCGATGGACCAACTCGACGCCATGATCCAGCCCGCCAAGCTAAGCGACGTGCCTCGCTTGGCGGAGGAAATTTTGCAGGGCAAAGTGAAAGGCCGTGTCGTCGTGGACGTCAACGCGGATTGA
- a CDS encoding zinc-binding alcohol dehydrogenase family protein, producing MKAIGYRQAGPITAADSLIEFQAEMPEVGPRDLLVEVRGISVNPVDVKVRSGVSPESGTKVIGYDAAGVVTQIGSDVTMFQVGDEVFYAGDITRPGTNAEYHAVDERIVGKKPAKLDFAKAAGIPLTSITAWELLFESLGVKEGEGAGQSLLVIGGAGGVGSILIQLAKKLTGLTVVATASRPETIEWTEKMGADHVINHRESLVDQLKALDLQPRYVAALTGTAGHFPAILELIQPRGHVAFIDDPETLDIKPGKTKALSFAWEFMFARSMFQTDDMDYQHNLLNRVSKMLDTGTLTCTVTNHLGPISVDTLKDAHARQESGRAIGKNVLGGFH from the coding sequence ATGAAAGCGATCGGATACAGGCAAGCGGGTCCCATTACCGCGGCGGACTCGTTGATCGAGTTTCAGGCTGAAATGCCAGAAGTTGGCCCGCGTGACCTGTTGGTCGAAGTGCGAGGGATTTCGGTCAATCCGGTTGATGTGAAAGTCCGCAGCGGTGTGTCGCCTGAATCCGGCACGAAAGTGATCGGTTATGACGCCGCCGGAGTGGTTACCCAGATCGGTAGCGATGTCACGATGTTTCAAGTTGGTGACGAGGTCTTCTATGCCGGTGACATCACTCGGCCAGGTACGAATGCTGAGTACCACGCTGTGGATGAGCGGATTGTTGGTAAGAAGCCCGCCAAGCTGGACTTCGCCAAAGCCGCTGGCATTCCGCTGACGTCGATCACCGCTTGGGAATTGCTGTTCGAGTCGCTGGGGGTGAAAGAGGGCGAGGGAGCGGGCCAAAGCTTGTTGGTGATCGGCGGGGCTGGCGGTGTGGGATCCATCCTGATTCAACTGGCGAAAAAGTTGACGGGGCTGACCGTGGTCGCCACCGCGTCGCGGCCTGAAACCATTGAGTGGACTGAGAAGATGGGGGCGGATCACGTGATCAATCACCGCGAGTCTCTGGTGGATCAGTTGAAAGCCCTGGACTTACAGCCTCGTTATGTTGCCGCTTTGACCGGAACGGCCGGGCACTTTCCCGCCATTCTTGAATTGATTCAGCCTCGGGGGCATGTCGCGTTCATTGATGATCCGGAAACCTTGGATATCAAACCGGGTAAAACGAAAGCCTTGTCGTTCGCATGGGAATTCATGTTCGCTCGTTCAATGTTCCAAACCGACGACATGGACTATCAACACAACCTGCTGAACCGCGTGTCCAAAATGCTGGACACCGGTACGTTGACCTGCACCGTCACCAACCATCTTGGGCCCATTAGCGTCGACACGCTCAAGGATGCTCACGCCAGACAAGAGAGCGGTCGAGCGATTGGCAAAAATGTACTTGGCGGATTCCATTGA
- a CDS encoding trypsin-like serine protease, translating to MKLFSTLVMMRLVLGTAIVVGMSTESNAIIWRLGTMPETEARAEMQNVGKLRYTPLCVLGGTCIALGGKWVLTSRHGTQAWSASMLSVQFPALSYQVYWPKSVMLSPTSDLALLELDSDVEGAGSIRWTREDAVGKAVWLGGFGVSGPIPQQRVAGVFYSGYNTVDRERGGKWSLKLQPTTDPAKPNVSVALMDSGSPLFLKTERGWRLTGIASSVSSTDATKSRDRSNYARLGDAADWLIEHTEMQPD from the coding sequence ATGAAACTGTTTTCAACTCTCGTCATGATGCGGCTCGTTTTAGGCACGGCGATCGTGGTTGGCATGTCGACTGAATCCAACGCGATTATTTGGCGACTGGGGACGATGCCGGAGACCGAGGCTCGGGCGGAAATGCAGAACGTTGGCAAGCTTCGGTACACGCCGCTTTGCGTTCTAGGCGGGACCTGTATCGCGCTAGGTGGGAAGTGGGTTTTGACCTCGCGGCATGGCACCCAAGCCTGGTCCGCTAGCATGTTGTCGGTGCAGTTTCCGGCGTTGAGCTACCAGGTTTACTGGCCAAAGTCCGTGATGCTTTCACCGACCAGCGATTTAGCTTTGTTGGAATTGGACAGCGATGTTGAGGGAGCGGGTTCCATTCGCTGGACTCGTGAGGATGCGGTCGGCAAAGCGGTTTGGCTTGGCGGATTTGGGGTCTCCGGACCCATTCCACAACAGCGTGTCGCGGGTGTTTTTTATTCCGGCTACAACACCGTCGATCGAGAGCGTGGCGGCAAATGGTCGTTGAAGTTGCAGCCCACGACCGATCCCGCGAAGCCCAATGTTTCGGTAGCTTTGATGGATAGTGGATCGCCGTTGTTCTTGAAGACCGAACGGGGGTGGCGGCTGACTGGAATCGCTTCATCCGTCTCCAGCACTGATGCAACGAAAAGCCGTGATCGCAGCAATTACGCTCGGCTTGGTGACGCTGCCGATTGGCTAATCGAGCATACTGAAATGCAACCTGACTGA
- a CDS encoding winged helix-turn-helix domain-containing protein — MIELSAAQARRLVVVCQGLHRANPFGRSEAGVLRCIDQLGYIQIDTISVIKRAHLHTFWTRLPSFQDGELDQAQRDRKVFEYWSHAAAYLPMHDFRYCLPYMHAIASGQKHWRKPDKKMMASVMRRIRQDGPARARDFDSPPKRPADFWGGSKPAKVALEQLFIEGELMVSHRDGFQKVFDLTERVLPAEVDVTKPSSEEFYRYLILRMIRAQGIATEAEVGYLRKGIKAGLRDQLQGMLADGEIVGVQVEENPNVYYSSQEILDSALSVRVAKKVHLLSPFDNLVIQRKRVSQLFRFDYQIECYVAESKRQHGYFCLPILFGDQFVGRLDPKADRQNRVLLVRNLVIEKTLADPERFARELSAKLNLLAVFNDCETVSIEQCNVKKIAAAVKRHFN; from the coding sequence ATGATTGAGTTGTCCGCTGCGCAAGCACGGCGACTGGTGGTGGTGTGCCAGGGTTTGCACCGGGCTAATCCGTTCGGGCGATCCGAGGCCGGGGTGCTTCGCTGCATCGACCAACTGGGGTACATCCAGATTGATACGATCTCGGTGATCAAACGGGCTCACCTGCATACGTTCTGGACCCGGTTGCCGTCGTTTCAAGACGGCGAGCTTGACCAAGCCCAGCGGGATCGCAAGGTGTTCGAGTATTGGTCGCACGCGGCGGCGTACTTGCCGATGCATGACTTTCGGTATTGTTTGCCGTACATGCATGCGATCGCATCAGGCCAAAAGCATTGGCGGAAACCGGACAAGAAAATGATGGCGTCGGTGATGCGGCGAATTCGTCAGGACGGGCCAGCGAGGGCGAGGGATTTTGATTCGCCACCGAAGCGGCCAGCTGACTTTTGGGGTGGCTCGAAACCAGCGAAAGTGGCCTTGGAACAATTGTTCATCGAAGGCGAGTTGATGGTCAGCCATCGCGACGGATTTCAGAAGGTGTTTGATCTGACCGAGAGAGTGTTGCCCGCCGAGGTGGATGTCACCAAGCCAAGCTCGGAAGAGTTTTATCGCTACTTGATTCTTCGCATGATTCGGGCGCAAGGAATCGCTACGGAAGCGGAGGTGGGGTACCTGCGCAAGGGCATTAAGGCGGGGCTGCGTGATCAGCTTCAAGGAATGCTGGCGGACGGTGAAATCGTCGGCGTTCAGGTCGAGGAAAATCCGAACGTCTACTATTCAAGCCAAGAGATTTTGGACAGCGCACTATCGGTACGCGTGGCCAAGAAGGTGCATTTGTTATCGCCGTTTGACAATCTGGTCATCCAGCGGAAGCGTGTGTCGCAGTTGTTCCGTTTTGATTATCAAATCGAGTGTTACGTGGCTGAAAGCAAGCGACAGCACGGCTATTTCTGTTTGCCGATTCTGTTCGGTGACCAGTTTGTGGGGCGTCTCGACCCGAAGGCAGACCGTCAGAATCGAGTCTTGTTGGTTCGTAACCTGGTGATTGAAAAGACGTTGGCAGACCCGGAGCGATTTGCGCGTGAATTGTCGGCGAAGCTAAATTTGCTGGCGGTTTTCAACGATTGCGAAACGGTGTCGATCGAACAATGCAATGTCAAGAAGATCGCTGCGGCGGTAAAACGTCATTTCAACTGA
- a CDS encoding sigma-54-dependent transcriptional regulator has translation MSIENLHILFVDDDEDLALGYVRWFEMNGHRVTHTLSGQDGVGECQKHDFDIAILDWNMPGLSGLELVQRMRDVNPDTEVIVLTAEGSIDNAVESMRRGVFDFLSKPFPMSELERRCYAAMERRNLRRENTQLREVIDRAQPPAPKMLGESRPMQKIHRLIDRVAPTDKPVLIEGESGTGKELVAKAIHLGSPRGHRPIVTVNCAALPEKLVESELFGHEMGAFTGATSAKPGLFEVADGSTLFIDEVGELPLALQPKLLRVLEDGTMRRVGSERERRVDVRIVAATNRHLETEVAEGRFREDLFYRINVLAIDLPPLRKRGDDVGLLIDQFLGDQHELDEDARAALLAYSWPGNVRQLINTIERAKILSDDVILLDDLPSQFESASGGISSEDDVPQGSLISLQREHIKEVLEQENGNKSAAARVLGVERRKLYRMMKQHGLET, from the coding sequence ATGAGCATAGAGAACTTGCACATCTTGTTTGTCGACGACGACGAAGACCTAGCCTTGGGCTACGTCCGCTGGTTCGAAATGAACGGGCATCGGGTGACGCACACGTTGAGCGGCCAAGACGGTGTGGGAGAATGTCAAAAGCATGATTTCGATATCGCGATCCTGGACTGGAATATGCCCGGATTGAGCGGTCTGGAGCTGGTGCAACGGATGCGAGACGTGAATCCGGACACTGAGGTCATCGTGTTGACGGCGGAGGGTTCAATCGACAATGCCGTGGAATCGATGCGGCGGGGCGTTTTTGACTTCTTATCCAAGCCGTTTCCAATGTCTGAACTGGAACGACGATGTTACGCGGCGATGGAGCGGCGGAATTTGCGTCGCGAGAATACTCAGTTGCGGGAGGTCATCGACCGTGCCCAGCCACCGGCGCCCAAGATGTTGGGCGAGTCTCGTCCCATGCAGAAGATTCATCGCTTGATCGACCGGGTCGCGCCGACGGATAAGCCGGTGTTGATCGAAGGCGAAAGTGGGACGGGGAAGGAGCTGGTCGCCAAGGCAATCCATCTCGGAAGTCCTCGGGGGCACCGCCCAATTGTGACGGTGAACTGCGCCGCTTTGCCTGAAAAATTGGTGGAAAGCGAGCTGTTTGGTCACGAAATGGGAGCGTTCACAGGGGCGACCTCCGCCAAGCCAGGGCTTTTTGAGGTCGCCGACGGCAGCACCCTGTTCATTGATGAAGTCGGCGAATTGCCGCTCGCATTGCAGCCCAAGTTGTTGCGAGTTCTGGAGGACGGCACGATGCGTCGGGTCGGATCGGAAAGGGAGCGACGGGTTGATGTTCGTATCGTCGCGGCGACCAACCGGCACCTGGAAACCGAGGTTGCCGAGGGGCGGTTCCGCGAGGATCTGTTCTACCGTATCAATGTACTGGCGATCGACTTGCCGCCACTGCGAAAACGGGGGGACGATGTCGGCTTGCTGATCGACCAATTCTTGGGCGATCAACATGAGTTGGATGAAGATGCTCGGGCGGCGTTGTTGGCCTATTCTTGGCCAGGGAACGTGCGTCAGCTGATCAACACAATTGAACGTGCCAAAATCTTGTCCGACGATGTCATCCTGTTAGATGATTTGCCGAGTCAGTTCGAGTCGGCATCCGGTGGGATTTCGTCTGAAGACGACGTTCCACAGGGCTCGTTGATCTCGCTGCAACGCGAGCACATCAAAGAGGTTCTTGAGCAAGAAAACGGCAACAAGTCCGCCGCCGCTCGCGTGTTGGGTGTCGAACGCCGGAAGCTATATCGTATGATGAAACAACACGGTTTGGAAACTTAG